Proteins from one Triticum aestivum cultivar Chinese Spring chromosome 7A, IWGSC CS RefSeq v2.1, whole genome shotgun sequence genomic window:
- the LOC123152891 gene encoding uncharacterized protein codes for MGLVVPADRVTLIIAGSVHAFLYVLPPAVYLSLSTSAGSNTIPGRCLFILAFLTTHDYTILNQITRRLHGRLDLSSRPGSSITAQHSEPHRSPLHDEGSSSSISPSPPCPPTRAASPCPRPCCQRQRCGLAPAPTEFPSSSLHREHSTGLPTSGLLATWPTRRWRRRDQVMQLLGYSSSAHAVVGVVATNITGLLCTITSKVKPVELMTTAMHKDWPSPQKFIGHDDQQGEQGGAHHHRPAQGNVKPAKSQ; via the exons ATGGGTTTAGTTGTGCCGGCAGATAGAGTGACCTTAATTATTGCTGGCAGTGTGCACGCCTTCTTGTATGTACTTCCCCCGGCAGTTTATCTGTCTTTAAGTACTTCTGCCGGCAGTAACACGATCCCCGGCAGATG TCTATTTATCCTTGCCTTCCTAACTACCCACGATTATACTATTCTAAACCAAATCACACGGCGTCTTCACGGGCGATTGGATCTGAGCTCTCGACCTGGTTCCTCCATCACGGCTCAACACAGCGAACCACACCGGAGTCCACTGCACGACGAGGGTTCGTCGTCCTCGATCTCGCCCTCTCCTCCGTGCCCGCCGACGCGGGCCGCGTCTCCGTGTCCTCGGCCATGCTGCCAGCGGCAGCGATGCGGTCTGGCGCCAGCGCCGACGGAGTTCCCGTCTTCTTCCCTGCATCGCGAGCACAGTACCGGCCTGCCTACGTCGGGGCTGCTCGCCACATGGCCGACCCGGAGGTGGAGACGCCGCGACCAG GTCATGCAATTGCTGGGCTATTCTTCCTCTGCTCACGCTGTGGTCGGTGTTGTTGCAACAAATATTACAG GTTTATTGTGCACGATTACCAGCAAGGTGAAGCCGGTGGAGCTCATGACCACCGCCATGCACAAGGACTGGCCAAGCCCGCAAAA GTTTATTGGGCATGATGACCAGCAAGGTGAACAAGGTGGCGCGCATCACCACCGCCCTGCGCAAGGAAACGTCAAGCCTGCAAAG AGCCAATAG